The Malus domestica chromosome 10, GDT2T_hap1 genome contains a region encoding:
- the LOC114827509 gene encoding carboxypeptidase SOL1-like has translation MEGSFHQTPLPGFIAIKGINSKVQASRAIVDYHSLLAPAGRYKVTATVPGYKSKTTCIWLEEAGTTNGDFVLDPEVNPRGIQLQSACDCSWESMSIIWGTPFKVYLLLIVIVGSFCFYTGGHSAD, from the exons ATGGAAGGATCTTTTCATCAGACGCCGTTACCTGGCTTTATTGCTATCAAAGGAATAAATTCCAAG GTTCAAGCTAGCAGAGCAATTGTGGATTACCATAGCTTGCTTGCCCCCGCCGGAAGATATAAGG TCACAGCTACTGTGCCTGGGTATAAATCAAAGACGACATGTATCTGGTTGGAAGAAGCAGGCACGACAAATGGGGATTTTGTTCTTGATCCTGAAGTCAATCCCAGAGGAATTCAACTTCAAAGTGCCTGTGATTGCAGCTGGGAAAGTATGAGCATCATTTGGGGAACCCCTTTCAAAGTGTACCTGCTTTTGATTGTTATTGTAGGTTCCTTTTGTTTTTATACAGGAGGACATTCAGCCGATTGA
- the LOC103444744 gene encoding tryptophan aminotransferase-related protein 3-like: MAKAQSFYAVCLAFSLVFNLLLSFRLYVDVGGDWELSWSKRAAEEAEHVATISCSGHGRAYLDGLILDGKEPVCECNSCYGGHDCSLFLTGCAANADSGDPYFLEPFWTKHASKSAVLVAGWHRMSYVFPDQSRISAELERHIREIHTIVGNAVTEGRYIVFGAGSTQLLNAAVNALSTSNNFNSSPSSVVASIPYYSLYQMQTEFFRSMDYMFQGDAALLQNTSDATKNVVEFVTSPNNPDGQLKKAIFEGPNAKAIYDRVYYWPHFTAIPAPADDDLMIFTISKLTGHAGTRFGWALVKDESVYQRMTQHILMSSLGISRDAQLRALKLLNVVLETGGREIFEFGYHTLKKRWENLTNILSLSNRFTLQKFEPKYCNFFKNIRDPSPAYAWVKCEREEDKDCYEVLKQEANVYGRPGAEFGAEDRYVRLTLLRNQDDFDLLLQRLNQLVLDEGKSKIIISSQVGGQYVT; this comes from the exons atggcTAAAGCACAAAGCTTCTACGCTGTGTGCTTAGCATTTTCTTTAGTGTTTAATCTATTGCTGAGCTTCAGACTCTATGTGGATGTGGGTGGAGATTGGGAGCTGAGTTGGAGCAAAAGAGCAGCAGAAGAAGCTGAGCACGTGGCAACCATCTCTTGCTCAGGGCATGGAAGAGCCTACTTAGATGGCCTAATTCTTGATGGGAAGGAACCTGTTTGTGAGTGCAATTCCTGCTATGGAGGCCATGACTGCTCTTTGTTTTTAACTGGATGTGCAGCAAACGCCGACAg TGGGGACCCGTATTTCTTGGAGCCTTTTTGGACGAAACATGCATCAAAAAGTGCAGTTTTAGTAGCAGGATGGCATCGAATGAGCTATGTCTTCCCTGATCAATCTCGCATCTCAGCAGAGCTTGAGAGGCACATCCGCGAAATTCATACCATTGTCGGAAATGCGGTCACTGAAGGGAGATACATTGTTTTTGGTGCTGGCTCAACCCAACTTCTCAATGCTGCAGTTAACGCACTGTCGACTTCCAATAACTTCAACTCTTCACCTTCAAGTGTTGTAGCTTCAATTCCTTATTACAGT CTTTACCAAATGCAAACGGAGTTCTTCCGATCAATGGACTACATGTTTCAGGGAGATGCTGCCTTGCTGCAGAACACTTCGGATGCTACTAAAAATGTTGTTGAGTTTGTAACCTCACCAAACAATCCAGATGGGCAGCTGAAGAAGGCAATTTTTGAAGGCCCGAATGCTAAAGCAATCTATGATCGTGTATACTACTGGCCACATTTTACAGCAATTCCTGCTCCAGCAGATGACGATCTCATGATATTTACAATTTCTAAGCTCACTGGCCATGCCGGTACTAGATTCGG GTGGGCATTGGTAAAGGATGAGTCTGTGTACCAAAGGATGACCCAGCATATACTCATGAGTAGCTTAGGTATTTCTCGAGATGCTCAGCTAAGAGCTTTGAAGCTTCTAAATGTCGTCCTTGAAACCGGAGGCAGGGAAATCTTTGAGTTCGGATACCACACTTTGAAGAAACGCTGGGAAAATTTGACAAACATCCTGTCTCTGTCAAACCGCTTTACTCTTCAAAAGTTTGAACCCAAATACTGCAACTTTTTCAAGAATATTAGAGACCCTTCACCAG CTTATGCATGGGTGAAGTGCGAGAGGGAAGAGGATAAAGATTGCTATGAAGTTCTGAAACAAGAAGCGAATGTTTATGGTCGTCCAGGTGCTGAATTTGGAGCTGAAGATCGATATGTTCGTCTCACCCTCTTAAGGAACCAAGATGATTTTGATTTATTGCTTCAGCGACTCAACCAATTAGTCTTGGATGAAGGGAAGAGCaaaataattatttcttctcaAGTAGGGGGTCAATACGTGACTTAA